The DNA region CCTGCGCGCCTTGCTGACCGGCACCGATATGCTCGCCACGGTGCCGGACTACGCGGCGTGCGCGCTGATCGAAGGCAGCAGCCAGTTGCGGGCCGACGACCCGCCGTTTGACATCGTGCTGTCCGAACTGTCCATGGTCTGGAACGGGGTCAACGATAACGATCCGGCAGAACGTTGGTTGCGCTCGCGAATTGCCCAACACATGGCCGCTCCACTGCCGGGGCATTAATCGATTTGAAAGACTCGGGGTCGGTCTCGCGCAGGTAGACCGGCAGGTCAGTGACCGGCGGCATGACCGGAATTTCGAAGTACATCTGGACCACCCAGCCGCGGTGGTAGCTGGCGTGGTTGACCACGTGCATCAGTATCGCGCCGGCGCTCATGGTGCCGCTTTCCCCCGAGACAAAGCTGAACTCGACGGGTTTATCCAGCGAGGCATCGGTCTGCCGTTCGCTCCAGTCGCAGTACCAGTGATCGATGTCCTTTTGCGCCAGGCGCAGCTCGGCGAGTTCGGGGTGCAGCAGATCGTGTGACGTCTTGAAGCCGTGCCCTCGGCCTTCGAGGTGGGCCTGCCAGATGCAGTCCACCACGTAGAGGTGGTTCAGGGTGCCGATCATGTTCTTGAACACCGACACGCGCTCTTTATTGACCTCACCCGGCGGCAGTGCGGCCAGGCTGTCAAAGAGGCGTTGATTGGCCCAGCGCTTGTAATCGGCAAGCATGCGGGCAGTGCGTACGTTAATCATCGGAGGTCTCCCATTGTGATGGGCGCACTGCCAAGCATAGCCCTCAGGGCGAGCGGCATTGCAAACGCTGATTACCGGTCACTTCGCAGTAACACGATCTGTGTAGCAGCTGCCGAGCAACGCGAGGCTGCGTTCGGCGGCGAAGCCGTCGTAAAACCTGAGACCGCGTTGCATCAGGTAGACCGCATTCGCCGGACTACGGCGGCTTCGCCGCCGAACGCAGCCTCGCGTTGCTCGGCAGCTGCTACACCGGTCGTTGTGTGGCTAATACCGTCGTCACCCGATCAGCCAGCGCCAGGCAACTGGTCAACCCCGGTGATTCAATACCGAACAGATTCACCAACCCCGGCACACCATGCTCGGCCGGACCACTGATGACAAAGTCGGCCGCCGGCTCGGTCGGGCCCGTGATTTTCGGGCGGATACCGCTGTAGGCCGGTTTCAGGCTGTTATCGGGCAACGCCGGCCAGTAGCGCCGGATTGCCTCGTAGAAGCCATCGGCTCGGCGTGGATCCACACGGAAATCGACGTGATCGACCCATTCGACGTCCGGCCCAAAGCGCGCCTGACCGCCCAGATCCAGCGTCATGTGCACACCCAACCCCGCACTCTCCGGGGCCGGATACACCAAATGCCGGAACGGCGCCCGGCCGCTGAAACTGAAATAGCTGCCCTT from Pseudomonas sp. ACM7 includes:
- a CDS encoding DinB family protein; its protein translation is MINVRTARMLADYKRWANQRLFDSLAALPPGEVNKERVSVFKNMIGTLNHLYVVDCIWQAHLEGRGHGFKTSHDLLHPELAELRLAQKDIDHWYCDWSERQTDASLDKPVEFSFVSGESGTMSAGAILMHVVNHASYHRGWVVQMYFEIPVMPPVTDLPVYLRETDPESFKSINAPAVERPCVGQFASATNVLPDRYR